One window of the Herbiconiux sp. L3-i23 genome contains the following:
- the ychF gene encoding redox-regulated ATPase YchF, producing the protein MALTIGIVGLPNVGKSTLFNALTKNQVLAANYPFATIEPNVGVVNLPDPRLEVLAGIFGSERILPASVSFVDIAGIVKGASEGEGLGNQFLANIREADAIAEVVRGFEDPDVVHVEGGVNPAGDLETINTELILADLQTLEKALPRYEKEVKGKRLDPAVLDAALAAQKLLNDGKTLSGAGFDVTEIRELGLLTAKPFIYVFNVDESVLTDPAKKAELAALVAPAEAVFLDAKIESELIDLDPEDAAELLASTGQEESGLDQLARIGFDTLGLQTYLTAGPKESRAWTIGKGWTAPQAAGVIHTDFQKGFIKAEIISFDDMVETGSVAEARSKGKARMEGKDYVMQDGDVVEFRFNV; encoded by the coding sequence GTGGCACTCACCATCGGAATCGTCGGACTCCCGAACGTCGGCAAGTCGACCCTCTTCAACGCCCTGACCAAGAACCAGGTTCTCGCCGCGAACTACCCGTTCGCGACGATCGAGCCGAACGTCGGCGTGGTGAACCTGCCCGATCCGCGCCTCGAGGTGCTCGCCGGCATCTTCGGAAGCGAGCGGATCCTGCCCGCCAGCGTGTCGTTCGTGGACATCGCCGGCATCGTGAAAGGCGCGAGCGAGGGTGAGGGGCTCGGCAACCAGTTCCTCGCGAACATCCGCGAGGCCGACGCCATCGCCGAGGTCGTCCGCGGCTTTGAGGACCCCGACGTCGTCCACGTCGAGGGCGGCGTCAACCCGGCCGGTGACCTGGAGACGATCAACACCGAGCTGATCCTCGCCGACCTGCAGACTCTCGAGAAGGCCCTTCCTCGCTACGAGAAGGAGGTCAAGGGCAAGCGCCTCGACCCCGCCGTGCTCGATGCGGCGCTCGCCGCGCAGAAGCTGCTCAACGACGGCAAGACGCTGTCGGGTGCTGGGTTCGACGTCACCGAGATCCGCGAGCTGGGCCTGCTCACCGCGAAGCCGTTCATCTACGTCTTCAACGTCGACGAGAGCGTGCTGACCGATCCCGCGAAGAAGGCGGAGCTCGCCGCGCTCGTCGCCCCGGCGGAGGCGGTGTTCCTCGACGCGAAGATCGAGTCGGAGCTCATCGACCTCGACCCCGAGGACGCCGCCGAGCTGCTCGCGAGCACCGGCCAGGAGGAGAGCGGACTCGACCAGCTCGCCCGCATCGGCTTCGACACCCTCGGCCTGCAGACCTACCTGACGGCGGGCCCGAAGGAGTCGCGCGCCTGGACGATCGGCAAAGGATGGACCGCTCCTCAGGCGGCCGGCGTCATCCACACCGACTTCCAGAAGGGCTTCATCAAGGCCGAGATCATCTCGTTCGACGACATGGTCGAGACCGGCTCCGTCGCCGAGGCCCGCTCGAAGGGCAAGGCCCGCATGGAGGGCAAGGACTACGTCATGCAGGACGGCGACGTGGTGGAGTTCCGCTTCAACGTATAG